The Chrysoperla carnea chromosome X, inChrCarn1.1, whole genome shotgun sequence genome includes a region encoding these proteins:
- the LOC123302975 gene encoding zinc finger and SCAN domain-containing protein 2-like codes for MNTDSFYDVKTPQFIAEHMKIEQLLPEILMKDKMDDNVSMAHDTHDTLQGPNTHIGTFPCEICGKAFAKKFVLVRHQLTHTGERRFSCDLCGKTFMYKKNLVVHKHRHQLTHTGEKPFSCDICQLKFSRKNVLIEHYKRTHNDKFSQQSSLKPYTCDVCGEKFEYRFVFLSHKRSHTGEATFSYISPFSVQSILEKHFLSENFTQNKSTNDSGEPSNIHDSEEPTIIHDLEESVTIEKPFSCDVCDKKFTVNPFTQYGTLIRHKRTHDSSKEKQFSRDSTDGTSLEKQFSRTNDSIDGGSVEKRFQCDVCEKKFTVKSSLAEHKRIHTAKRSVIEHKRIHTGEKPFSCEICGRAFTQNSTLLNHKRYHYAREKVKETFSCVICGEKFGDRPSFVRHNHTHIGQMIYKDLE; via the exons atgaatacagaTTCATTTTACGACGTTAAAACTCCGCAATTTATTGCGGAACATATGAAAATTGAACAATTACTTCCCGAAATATTAATGAAAGATAAAATGGACGACAATGTTTCAATGGCACATGATACTCATGATACTCTGCAAGGCCCAAAT ACGCATATTGGAACTTTTCCATGTGAAATTTGTGGCAAagcatttgcaaaaaaattcgttttagtACGGCATCAATTAACTCATACCGGTGAAAGACGATTTTCCTGTGATCTTTGTGGAAAAACATTTATGTACAAAAAGAATTTAGTtgtacataaac ATAGACATCAACTAACtcataccggtgaaaaaccattttcatgtgatatatGTCAGTTGAaattttcacgaaaaaatgtgttaatcgaacattacAAACGAACGcataatgataaattttctcAACAAAGCAGTTTAAAACCTTATACATGTGATGTGTGtggtgaaaaatttgaatatcgttttgtttttcttaGCCATAAGCGAAGCCATACTGGTGAAGCtactttttcatatatttctccATTTAGTGTTCAaagtattttagaaaaacattttttaagtgaaaattttactcaaaataaaTCTACAAATGATTCGGGAGAACCTTCAAATATACACGATTCAGAAGAACCTACAATTATTCATGATTTAGAAGAAAGTGTTACGATAGAAAAAccgttttcatgtgatgtttgtgataaaaaatttaccgtAAATC cTTTTACCCAATACGGTACTTTAATTCGACATAAACGTACTCATGATTCAagtaaagaaaaacaattttcacgtGATTCAACAGACGGTACTTCtctagaaaaacaattttcacgtACAAATGATTCAATCGATGGTGGTTCCGTAGAAAAACgttttcaatgtgatgtttgtgagaAAAAATTCACTGTGAAAAGTAGTTTAGCagaacataaacgaattcatacag CAAAAAGAAGTGTTATTGAGCATAAACGTATCCAtacaggagaaaaaccattttcttgtgaaatttgTGGTAGAGCTTTTACACAAAATAGTACGTTATTGAATCATAAACGTTATCATTATGCAAGAGAAAAAGTGAAAGAAACATTTTCATGTGTTATTTGTGGTGAAAAATTTGGTGATAGACCCAGTTTTGTTCGACATAATCACACTCATATTGGACAAATGATTTATAAAGATCTTGAATAA
- the LOC123302976 gene encoding zinc finger protein 184-like, producing the protein MSTDLFNDFQNSLLIPEEHIKIEELLPELLINKKVLDDTVLTQHDPLEIENGNIEQLLQTELIIKTEDIEETFEENSTSEIEQNSFSCNLCGKTYFKRSSLQTHIGTHTKSFSCEICHKKFGRLYVLDRHKLIHTGVKPFSCDICDKKFIQKNHFFKHKQTHISDKVFTCEICNKKFTQANTLSKHKQIHKKEIEKWILSDIFQGEISDISQIHTGGRRFSCDVCGKKFTRKFVLLRHQLTHTGEKPFSCDICDKKFIQKNHFIKHKQTHTSEKLFSYESDNKFTQHSTLSKHKQIHTEEKEKWFSSDISQIHTGGRRFSCDMCEKSFNQTYTKSLWRKTLFL; encoded by the exons atgtcTACAGATTTGTTTAATGACTTTCAAAATTCGCTATTAATTCCGGAAgaacatataaaaattgaagaattacTTCCtgaattattaatcaataaaaaagtattagatgACACAGTTTTAACGCAACATGATCCTCTCGAAATCGAAAATGGAAACATTGAACAACTTTTACAAACAgaattgataattaaaactGAAGATATTGAGGAGACattcgaagaaaattctacTAGTGAAATCGAGCAAAACTCATTTTCGTGTAATCTCTGTGGTAAAACATATTTCAAGCGTAGCAGTTTACAAACGCATATCGGAACTcatacaaaatcattttcatgtgaaatttgtcataaaaaatttggaCGATTATACGTTTTAGACAGACATAAACTCATTCATACCGGGgttaaaccattttcatgtgacatTTGTGAcaagaaatttatacagaaaaatcacttctttaaacataaacaaactCATATTAGTGACAAAGTTTTTAcgtgtgaaatttgtaataaaaaatttactcaagCCAATACTTTATCGAAACATAAACAAATTCacaaaaaagaaatagaaaaatggattttaagTGATATTTTTCAAGGCGAAATATCTGATATTTCTCAGATTCATACTGGAGGAAGACGTTTTTCCTGTGATGTATGTGGTAAAAAATTTACGAGAAAATTCGTTTTACTTAGGCATCAATTAACtcataccggtgaaaaaccattttcgtgCGATATTTGTGAtaagaaatttatacagaaaaatcattttattaaacataaacaaaCTCATACtagtgaaaaacttttttcgtatGAAAGTGATAACAAATTTACGCAACATAGTACTTTATCGAAACATAAACAGATACATacagaagaaaaagaaaaatggtTTTCAAGTGATATTTCTCAGATTCATACGGGAGGAAGACGATTTTCCTGTGATATGTGTG aaaagTCATTTAATCAAACATACACGAAATCATTAtggagaaaaaccttattcTTGTGA